The following coding sequences lie in one Macaca thibetana thibetana isolate TM-01 chromosome 18, ASM2454274v1, whole genome shotgun sequence genomic window:
- the ENOSF1 gene encoding mitochondrial enolase superfamily member 1 isoform X2: MDWSREGRGAPGDSGCPKCGVGLVGQAGGKGCLEVTCGHEILQKGQVGKKEREKQMLAQGYPAYTTSCAWLGYSDDTLKQLCAQALKDGWTRFKVKVGADLQDDVRRCQIIRDMIGPEKTLMMDANQRWDVPEAVEWMSKLAKFKPLWIEEPTSPDDILGHAAISKALVPLGIGIATGEQCHNRVIFKQLLQAKALQFLQIDSCRLGSVNENLSVLLMAKKFEIPVCPHAGGVGLCELVQHLIIFDYISVSASLKNRMCEYVDHLHEHFKYPVMIQRASYMPPKDPGYSTEMKEESVKKHQYPDGEVWKKLLAAQEN, translated from the exons ATGG ATTGGTCCAGAGAAGGGCGTGGTGCACCTGGCGACAGCGGCTGTCCTAAATGCGGTGTGGGACTTGTGGGCCAAGCAGGAGGGAAAG GCTGTCTGGAAGTTACTTGTGGACATG aaaTACTGCAGAAAGGTCAAGTtggtaaaaaagaaagag agaagcaaatgctggcaCAAGGCTACCCTGCTTACACCACCTCGTGCGCCTGGCTGGGGTACTCAGATGACACGTTGAAGCAG CTCTGTGCCCAGGCGCTGAAGGACGGCTGGACCAG GTTTAAAGTAAAGGTGGGTGCTGATCTCCAGGATGACGTGCGAAGATGCCAAATCATCCGAGACATGATTGGACCAGAGAAGACTTTG ATGATGGATGCCAACCAGCGCTGGGATGTGCCTGAGGCAGTGGAGTGGATGTCCAAGCTGGCCAAGTTCAAGCCATTGTGGATTGAGGAGCCAACCTCCCCTGATGACATTCTGGGGCATGCTGCCATCTCCAAG GCACTCGTCCCATTAGGAATTGGCATTGCCACAGGAGAACAG TGCCACAATAGAGTGATATTTAAGCAACTCCTACAGGCGAAGGCCCTGCAGTTCCTCCAGATTGACAGTTGCAGACTGGGCAGTGTCAATGAGAACCTCTCAGTATTGCTGATGGCCAAAAAGTTTGAAA TTCCTGTTTGCCCCCATGCTGGTGGAGTTGGCCTCTGTGAACTGGTGCAGCACTTGATTATATTTGACTACATATCAGTCTCTGCAAGCCTTAAAAACAG GATGTGTGAGTATGTTGACCACCTGCACGAGCATTTCAAGTATCCCGTGATGATCCAGCGGGCTTCCTACATGCCTCCCAAG GATCCCGGCTACTCAACAGAAATGAAGGAGGAATCTGTAAAGAAACACCAGTATCCAGATGGTGAAGTTTGGAAGAAACTCCTTGCTGCTCAAGAAAATTAA
- the ENOSF1 gene encoding mitochondrial enolase superfamily member 1 isoform X1: MVRGRISRLSVRDVRFPTSLGGHGSDAMHTDPDYSAAYVVIETDAEDGIKGCGITFTLGKGTEVVVCAVNALAHHVLNKDLKDIVGDFRGFYRQLTSDGQLRWIGPEKGVVHLATAAVLNAVWDLWAKQEGKAVWKLLVDMDPRTLVSCIDFRYITDVLTEEDALEILQKGQVGKKEREKQMLAQGYPAYTTSCAWLGYSDDTLKQLCAQALKDGWTRFKVKVGADLQDDVRRCQIIRDMIGPEKTLMMDANQRWDVPEAVEWMSKLAKFKPLWIEEPTSPDDILGHAAISKALVPLGIGIATGEQCHNRVIFKQLLQAKALQFLQIDSCRLGSVNENLSVLLMAKKFEIPVCPHAGGVGLCELVQHLIIFDYISVSASLKNRMCEYVDHLHEHFKYPVMIQRASYMPPKDPGYSTEMKEESVKKHQYPDGEVWKKLLAAQEN; encoded by the exons CACACGGATCCTGACTACTCAGCTGCCTATGTCGTCATAGAAACTGATGCAGAAGATGGAATCAAGGGGTGTGGAATCACCTTCACTCTGGGAAAAGGCACTGAAGTTG TTGTCTGTGCTGTCAATGCCCTCGCCCACCATGTACTCAACAAGGACCTCAAGGACATTGTTGGTGACTTCAGAGGCTTCTATAGGCAGCTGACGAGTGATGGGCAGCTCAGATGG ATTGGTCCAGAGAAGGGCGTGGTGCACCTGGCGACAGCGGCTGTCCTAAATGCGGTGTGGGACTTGTGGGCCAAGCAGGAGGGAAAG GCTGTCTGGAAGTTACTTGTGGACATG GATCCCAGGACGCTGGTGTCCTGCATAGATTTCAGGTACATCACCGATGTCCTGACTGAGGAGGATGCCCTAG aaaTACTGCAGAAAGGTCAAGTtggtaaaaaagaaagag agaagcaaatgctggcaCAAGGCTACCCTGCTTACACCACCTCGTGCGCCTGGCTGGGGTACTCAGATGACACGTTGAAGCAG CTCTGTGCCCAGGCGCTGAAGGACGGCTGGACCAG GTTTAAAGTAAAGGTGGGTGCTGATCTCCAGGATGACGTGCGAAGATGCCAAATCATCCGAGACATGATTGGACCAGAGAAGACTTTG ATGATGGATGCCAACCAGCGCTGGGATGTGCCTGAGGCAGTGGAGTGGATGTCCAAGCTGGCCAAGTTCAAGCCATTGTGGATTGAGGAGCCAACCTCCCCTGATGACATTCTGGGGCATGCTGCCATCTCCAAG GCACTCGTCCCATTAGGAATTGGCATTGCCACAGGAGAACAG TGCCACAATAGAGTGATATTTAAGCAACTCCTACAGGCGAAGGCCCTGCAGTTCCTCCAGATTGACAGTTGCAGACTGGGCAGTGTCAATGAGAACCTCTCAGTATTGCTGATGGCCAAAAAGTTTGAAA TTCCTGTTTGCCCCCATGCTGGTGGAGTTGGCCTCTGTGAACTGGTGCAGCACTTGATTATATTTGACTACATATCAGTCTCTGCAAGCCTTAAAAACAG GATGTGTGAGTATGTTGACCACCTGCACGAGCATTTCAAGTATCCCGTGATGATCCAGCGGGCTTCCTACATGCCTCCCAAG GATCCCGGCTACTCAACAGAAATGAAGGAGGAATCTGTAAAGAAACACCAGTATCCAGATGGTGAAGTTTGGAAGAAACTCCTTGCTGCTCAAGAAAATTAA
- the ENOSF1 gene encoding mitochondrial enolase superfamily member 1 isoform X3 produces the protein MQKMESRGVESPSLWEKALKLIGPEKGVVHLATAAVLNAVWDLWAKQEGKAVWKLLVDMDPRTLVSCIDFRYITDVLTEEDALEILQKGQVGKKEREKQMLAQGYPAYTTSCAWLGYSDDTLKQLCAQALKDGWTRFKVKVGADLQDDVRRCQIIRDMIGPEKTLMMDANQRWDVPEAVEWMSKLAKFKPLWIEEPTSPDDILGHAAISKALVPLGIGIATGEQCHNRVIFKQLLQAKALQFLQIDSCRLGSVNENLSVLLMAKKFEIPVCPHAGGVGLCELVQHLIIFDYISVSASLKNRMCEYVDHLHEHFKYPVMIQRASYMPPKDPGYSTEMKEESVKKHQYPDGEVWKKLLAAQEN, from the exons ATGCAGAAGATGGAATCAAGGGGTGTGGAATCACCTTCACTCTGGGAAAAGGCACTGAAGTTG ATTGGTCCAGAGAAGGGCGTGGTGCACCTGGCGACAGCGGCTGTCCTAAATGCGGTGTGGGACTTGTGGGCCAAGCAGGAGGGAAAG GCTGTCTGGAAGTTACTTGTGGACATG GATCCCAGGACGCTGGTGTCCTGCATAGATTTCAGGTACATCACCGATGTCCTGACTGAGGAGGATGCCCTAG aaaTACTGCAGAAAGGTCAAGTtggtaaaaaagaaagag agaagcaaatgctggcaCAAGGCTACCCTGCTTACACCACCTCGTGCGCCTGGCTGGGGTACTCAGATGACACGTTGAAGCAG CTCTGTGCCCAGGCGCTGAAGGACGGCTGGACCAG GTTTAAAGTAAAGGTGGGTGCTGATCTCCAGGATGACGTGCGAAGATGCCAAATCATCCGAGACATGATTGGACCAGAGAAGACTTTG ATGATGGATGCCAACCAGCGCTGGGATGTGCCTGAGGCAGTGGAGTGGATGTCCAAGCTGGCCAAGTTCAAGCCATTGTGGATTGAGGAGCCAACCTCCCCTGATGACATTCTGGGGCATGCTGCCATCTCCAAG GCACTCGTCCCATTAGGAATTGGCATTGCCACAGGAGAACAG TGCCACAATAGAGTGATATTTAAGCAACTCCTACAGGCGAAGGCCCTGCAGTTCCTCCAGATTGACAGTTGCAGACTGGGCAGTGTCAATGAGAACCTCTCAGTATTGCTGATGGCCAAAAAGTTTGAAA TTCCTGTTTGCCCCCATGCTGGTGGAGTTGGCCTCTGTGAACTGGTGCAGCACTTGATTATATTTGACTACATATCAGTCTCTGCAAGCCTTAAAAACAG GATGTGTGAGTATGTTGACCACCTGCACGAGCATTTCAAGTATCCCGTGATGATCCAGCGGGCTTCCTACATGCCTCCCAAG GATCCCGGCTACTCAACAGAAATGAAGGAGGAATCTGTAAAGAAACACCAGTATCCAGATGGTGAAGTTTGGAAGAAACTCCTTGCTGCTCAAGAAAATTAA